From one Tsukamurella tyrosinosolvens genomic stretch:
- a CDS encoding type IV toxin-antitoxin system AbiEi family antitoxin domain-containing protein: MTGSKETVAATDTAIRRLAYRGRGILTARAAAAAGIHPEALFRASKRGTVHPSDYRGVYSVFPPELLSARDRLQAAWISIDLTSPPWERVHQAANIVSHHTALDLHAGRQPAEPFEFVLGSTSRLINRPGIIAHRQPIEPDELTHVDGLPVQTVGTAIVDLMSTYRPHPEQAVSRLLASTVAAGADWSDVPTRLGYVLGNPWSKHDTRQILVDLFTRTGANPALVRSAILGVDWHRVGFWRIQISKSDNRTAITDLYVDALTHACTALSAPDRIAAAIDAQAYLHRFSAATSARIALFEDTRQERIRLRAPEAPTTARAAAPAATPLAGTAIDEARDIITEVARTHDGLVTTAEVGRHGVNPQQLRTFVAEGLIRRTANRGVYTTSARALTGLHRLRAAWYAADTRTPMDERVGTLREVITGPTALDLHAGRTPAAPYHLALGSKTRHINRVDVVAHRTRPLAAEDVTEIHGMSVTTAAATGELGCGL, encoded by the coding sequence GTGACCGGATCGAAGGAGACCGTCGCCGCGACGGACACCGCGATCCGCCGGCTCGCCTACCGCGGCCGCGGCATCCTCACCGCCCGCGCCGCCGCGGCCGCGGGCATCCACCCCGAAGCGCTCTTCCGCGCGAGCAAGCGCGGCACCGTCCACCCGAGCGACTACCGCGGCGTGTACTCCGTCTTCCCGCCGGAGCTCCTCTCCGCCCGCGACCGGCTGCAAGCGGCGTGGATCTCGATCGACCTCACCTCCCCGCCATGGGAACGCGTGCACCAAGCGGCGAACATCGTCTCCCACCACACGGCCCTGGACCTGCACGCCGGCCGCCAACCCGCCGAACCTTTCGAGTTCGTTCTCGGCTCCACCAGCCGCCTGATCAACCGGCCCGGCATCATCGCCCACCGACAGCCCATCGAGCCCGACGAGCTCACCCACGTCGACGGCCTCCCGGTGCAGACCGTCGGCACCGCGATCGTCGACCTCATGAGCACCTACCGCCCGCACCCTGAGCAGGCCGTGTCGCGTCTCCTCGCGTCCACGGTCGCGGCCGGCGCCGACTGGAGCGACGTCCCCACGCGCCTGGGCTACGTGCTCGGCAACCCCTGGTCCAAACACGACACCCGGCAGATCCTCGTCGACCTCTTCACCCGCACCGGCGCCAACCCCGCCCTCGTCCGGTCCGCGATCCTCGGCGTCGACTGGCACCGCGTCGGGTTCTGGCGCATCCAGATCAGCAAGAGCGACAACCGCACCGCCATCACCGACCTCTACGTCGACGCCCTCACCCACGCCTGCACGGCACTCTCGGCCCCAGACCGGATCGCTGCGGCCATCGACGCGCAGGCCTACCTGCACCGGTTCTCCGCCGCGACCAGCGCTCGCATCGCCCTCTTCGAGGACACCCGCCAGGAACGAATCCGGCTGCGCGCGCCCGAGGCCCCCACGACAGCACGAGCGGCCGCGCCCGCCGCCACGCCGCTCGCCGGCACCGCGATCGACGAGGCCCGCGACATCATCACCGAAGTCGCCCGCACCCACGACGGTCTCGTCACCACCGCAGAGGTCGGCCGGCACGGGGTGAACCCGCAACAGCTGCGCACCTTCGTCGCCGAAGGCCTGATCCGCCGCACCGCGAACCGCGGCGTCTACACCACCAGCGCCCGCGCACTCACCGGCCTGCACCGGCTCCGCGCAGCCTGGTACGCCGCCGACACCCGCACCCCGATGGACGAACGCGTCGGCACCCTGCGCGAGGTGATCACCGGCCCCACCGCTCTCGACCTGCACGCCGGCCGCACTCCCGCGGCGCCGTACCACCTGGCGCTCGGATCGAAGACGCGCCACATCAACCGCGTCGACGTCGTCGCGCACCGCACCAGACCGCTCGCCGCCGAGGACGTCACCGAGATCCATGGCATGTCGGTGACCACCGCGGCCGCCACGGGCGAACTTGGGTGCGGTCTCTGA
- a CDS encoding Fic family protein, translated as MGNENLTVADLAGVVYSSGKVFDGLSTGRLDTENFLRSGNLDGVTSRHDLSLLEDLRDAAQYVIDHLGARVDADFVRGLNATLTRSGSIEPGQFRRADASIGVDTVYGRHQPPAQDQATLQAVIDSALAKAAVRDQAISLFVALAKAQPFGDGNKRTALFTANAVLLGSGERAVLTVPVDATDPGVAKEFNDRLARAYIHDENGPVEAMLREQGITPL; from the coding sequence ATGGGCAACGAGAACCTCACCGTCGCGGACCTCGCCGGCGTGGTGTACTCCTCCGGCAAGGTCTTCGACGGCCTGTCCACCGGCCGGCTCGACACGGAGAACTTCCTCCGCTCGGGCAACCTCGACGGCGTCACCTCCCGCCACGACCTCAGCCTCCTCGAGGATCTGCGCGATGCCGCCCAGTACGTGATCGACCACCTCGGGGCCCGCGTGGACGCCGACTTCGTCCGCGGCCTCAACGCGACACTCACCCGCAGCGGGTCGATCGAGCCCGGCCAGTTCCGCCGCGCCGACGCGAGCATCGGCGTCGACACGGTCTACGGCCGCCACCAGCCACCGGCCCAGGACCAGGCCACCCTGCAGGCGGTGATCGACAGCGCTCTCGCCAAGGCCGCAGTTCGCGACCAAGCGATCTCCCTGTTCGTCGCGCTGGCGAAGGCCCAGCCCTTCGGCGACGGTAACAAGCGCACGGCCCTCTTCACGGCCAACGCGGTGCTGCTCGGCTCAGGCGAGCGCGCGGTCCTGACCGTCCCCGTAGACGCGACCGACCCCGGTGTCGCGAAGGAGTTCAACGACCGCCTCGCCCGCGCGTACATCCACGACGAGAACGGGCCCGTCGAGGCGATGCTGCGCGAGCAGGGCATCACGCCGCTCTGA
- a CDS encoding DUF6247 family protein → MDLPEYIRVERTGPAIRDALRTAAPDELPDFDAEFRIALAEADDDFDTARIDRVLNRWWAVAHLRLNPPTAEERELVERVAAGDLTGTLTRVNGQRVRHP, encoded by the coding sequence GTGGATCTCCCCGAGTACATCCGCGTCGAGCGCACCGGGCCGGCGATCCGCGACGCGCTCCGAACCGCGGCGCCGGACGAGCTCCCGGACTTCGACGCCGAGTTCCGCATCGCGCTGGCAGAGGCCGACGACGACTTCGACACCGCGCGCATCGACCGGGTGCTGAACCGCTGGTGGGCCGTCGCGCACCTGCGCTTGAACCCGCCCACGGCCGAGGAACGCGAGCTGGTCGAGCGCGTCGCCGCCGGCGATCTGACCGGGACCCTCACGCGCGTGAACGGGCAGCGGGTGCGGCATCCATGA
- a CDS encoding helix-turn-helix domain-containing protein, with protein sequence MNEEQARQLLTDVRAESTAAQTINRIVEERRREAVLAVVESGMSQSEIARQLGITPSRVNQIINNKR encoded by the coding sequence GTGAACGAGGAACAGGCACGACAGCTCCTTACAGACGTCCGAGCCGAGTCCACCGCGGCACAGACCATCAATCGGATCGTCGAAGAGCGCCGGCGCGAGGCTGTGCTCGCCGTCGTTGAGTCGGGCATGAGTCAGTCCGAGATCGCTCGACAGCTCGGCATCACCCCGTCTCGTGTGAATCAGATCATCAACAACAAGCGCTGA
- a CDS encoding cyclic-phosphate processing receiver domain-containing protein, with product MKLFVDDLRAPPDDTWTVARTSAEALAILQAGAQVDELSLDHDLGGEDTSRPIVLHLAEHGGWPATVRVHSANPVGVEWLAGMIERYGPGATR from the coding sequence GTGAAGCTCTTCGTCGACGACCTCCGCGCCCCGCCCGACGACACCTGGACCGTCGCGCGCACCAGCGCCGAAGCACTCGCGATCCTGCAGGCTGGCGCCCAGGTCGACGAGCTGAGCCTCGACCACGACCTCGGCGGCGAAGACACCAGCCGGCCGATCGTGCTGCACCTCGCCGAGCACGGCGGCTGGCCCGCGACGGTGCGTGTGCACTCCGCGAACCCGGTCGGTGTGGAGTGGCTGGCGGGCATGATCGAGCGGTACGGGCCCGGCGCCACCCGGTAA